Sequence from the Rutidosis leptorrhynchoides isolate AG116_Rl617_1_P2 chromosome 3, CSIRO_AGI_Rlap_v1, whole genome shotgun sequence genome:
TGGCGCATGGTATGTACTAAGTAGGTGATATCCAATTTAATTATGTCTGGTCTATACTAATTACTCCAGCTCATAATGAGTGTTATCTATGTTACCTTACCTATGccccggttgtcctatatttaggGAACGGAACTCGACCACTTTCGATGTGCTTCACATCCTCCACAAGGATCTCATAATGCCGCTTCACTTCGGCTGCAGTCTTCCCGCCAACAGCCTTGGCGACATTGTGCCATCGATCAGGTGTATCCTTATCGAACACAGCCAGAGCCTCTTCAAAGTCCTTATTCTGCTTAACAGTCCATGACCCTGACGCACGTGACGACATAGATGCCATGCTAATAAAGGGAAATGTATAAGAATGTATGTAGGATTAAAGGAATTAATGCTTGTTTGAATCCTCAAAAAATTGATATGTGGCAATTGAAGACAATGTGTgtttttatagcttcacaagatatGGGTTAAAGTGGGGTACCTTTTGCTAGTTGGATAGTAAAGCTTGCCCAAATAAAAGAACTTAAAATGACTTGTATCCTTAAGAACCACAAATGAGGAGTATCAAAGTTATCTTTCGTGTGGCCGAAGAATCTGTATTTGTCGAATTCAGTAATTTTTTCTATTTATCGATGATCTCATCATATCTCGGTGAGCATATATCTTATTCGCTATAATCTACTTGGCACATCATCTGAGTTAATTATAACAATATCAAGGTCCTAAAATATACAGAAATTGGCATCCCTAGTATTATGATCATTTCTAGGTTAGGCAAATCGATTAAGTTAATTACTGCATGTCTAAAGGGATAAGTATGTCGTTATATGAAAATTATACCGGTCTGTTGTATTACTTAATTTATACTATAtacttttaagtttttttttaccTATCATGAAAATTAAGAGGCTAGGCTATCAGGCAAATTTCTGTAGAATGATTTGTTCTATCACCAAGAAAAATCAACACATTAACATTTTAATTATCTCCTAAATTATGACCAATATCATTGTGAGTGTTTCTATTAAGTATTATAAAGAGTTGGCATTCATGTGTATCAATTTTACATGCTTATGTGGTTATATTATTTTCTGTTTTAGTTGTTGTTGATGATTTTAGTGTCATCGGCTATTTTGTGTGATAAGGTAATTTACTTGAGACAAATGGATTTCGAGTTAAGCTTTATAACAAGTTAGGAGAGTGTGGAGTGCACGCTTGTTTAAACTAACCAGAGTCATTTAATTGAAAGGTTATGTTTGTTAGTTGATGTCTTTTTGGCGAAAAGACACGACTACTAATGAAATGGTGCAAGTTTTTCATGAAATGGTATAACTTTACATGAAATGGTGTAACTTTATATGAAATGGGTGTAAATCATTCATGATATCTATTCATCAAAATGTGTAACCATTCATGAACACCTTTTAGTCAGAAGCTGAAGATGTGATCATTCATGGTACCTCTTCACCAAAGAATGCAACATTTCATACTCTATAAATAGAGAGGATTTGTCTCATATTCAAGATGATGGAAAATTGAACATTCATAATATACATAAAACTTTTTGTTCTTGACTTCCAATTTTAATTGTCTATATTGTAGTTGTGTGTTTGCCTTATCCCGAATAAAGATTTGGTGTAACCCTAAGAAAATATGTGTATATGACGAAATACTTTATAGCGAAAGTGATTACACGATTTAAAAGTTTATTCGGGATTATAAAAATTATAACCCTATCTCCAAAAGTTTTACTGTTCAAGTTAGTCAGGAGGGCTAGTATTTTATTTGAGTGACCATTTGTGATTATATGTTAACTCAAACTATGTCTTTTCTTTTTGTTAAACAAACAAAGATATGCCCGATACATAATTAGCATCCAATGTATCTATATATTCAAAGTTCTTAAAGATTGAGGAAGTTTATGTAAAATAGGAGTGAACAATATCAAAtgataatttgtttggattgactTTAGCAGTCAACGGTACTATGTAGTTGTTGTTTCTCAATAATTGACCTTTTAATTTTCATGTTGACagaatttattttttaatatttttctttTAAGGTTGCCCACTTATCTCTTTTGATATGTGTTGTCTTAATCTACTGCTTTTTCTGTCTTAATTATGTATTGGCTCTTTCTGCTGCTGTACTAAAAACTTTGTTTTTGACCCAGCTAGAATTTAATCTTGTCGGATTAGCTTGTTTAGTCCATTATTGTCGTTGAAATGTTGAAACGTTGATATATAATATTTCTTGTTCAGGAGAACAAGGTGGATTGTTTCTGGGCTTAAAAACACTGAGCAATAAGAGTCTGGTGTTATATTGGTGGTGACTTAACTTTTCATAAAAGAAGTCAAGGGTTCGACCCCTATGGTCTCAGACGTATTGTGTTCGACCTCACCCGAGCGAGTTTTACCACACACGATGCCCGTATGGATTCGTCATGGGGGTTTCCTCCTGAGGGGCAGTAAAACAGTAATGTGCATCTCAGGAAATCATCAGGTGGATGAGATCTGACATCGCGTTCAACCCCgtccattaaaaaaaaaaaaattgagcaaTAGTGTTCATCAAATCACGGAGGACTAAAACAGGTAAACGGATAAGGTTTTCTCTATTCAGGTTATAGCTCTATTAAGGTTATATGGAAGGTTCTCACATATATGTGGTGTAATCGGATTATCCCGTGACTATTTCTGACCATTTTCTGACCAATCAAGATGCTATTAGTGAAATTTGAACCATAGACCTATAAATCAAGGTCCAACCAATGGGCATTGAGACGGTTAAATCACGGAGGACTAACAAAAATAGAGAACAAAGGAGCAATTAGCCCATTTTGTTTATTCGGAATGAACACATATATTATTATTGTTTTGATTCCTTTTCAGCAAAATTATATATGATGCTGTACTTATGTACCCTTTACTTGATTTCATGAAGATTTATACCGATACAAATCTCGATTTTGTTACTGAGGGACACACAGTTATGTAGTACTACAAGAATCTTTTTCATCATTTTGTATCTAACGGGGTGAGGATTATGAGAAAATAATAGTACTacgttttcttttgttttttggaGTCTGTACAGTCCAATATATCAATACTTGGTCTAATATAGGGTCTTATATCCACAATCACATAATATTCAGTTTCGTTTTTGGCAGCATGCTTTTCATATGAACACTTACAGATTACTAATAACATTTTCACTAATACTATAAATTGATATCTTCTTACCTACAATTAAATTGCGTTCTTGTATTATCCCAAGTAAAATTTAGTGCAACCCGATACTTGTTATGGTCGAAATACTTAATGAAAGTGTTCCATGAATCAACAAACAATTAGGAATTATCAATTCACAACCCTTATTTATCACATATATGAACATGGTCGTCACCTTATGATCATGACATTCAATTTTTACtaattttttgaaaggcaagtgccAAAGCTGCTACCTACCTAGGTTA
This genomic interval carries:
- the LOC139897950 gene encoding protein RADIALIS-like 1, whose amino-acid sequence is MASMSSRASGSWTVKQNKDFEEALAVFDKDTPDRWHNVAKAVGGKTAAEVKRHYEILVEDVKHIESGRVPFPKYRTTGA